A window of Malania oleifera isolate guangnan ecotype guangnan chromosome 2, ASM2987363v1, whole genome shotgun sequence genomic DNA:
ATAGAAAACAACAGGAGAAGTAATTGGGCGACTGTCAGCAATTATTTACACAGGAGTACAGGACTCGGAGTAAGAGAAGTAActattatatgtgtatatatggatatgttttaaTAGTGAGAGTGCGTTACTgcatttaattatatatatatatgttcttctCTTCAAACTGTAAAGGTTGGTACAACCACCTTTACAGTACATTCATGCTAGgtaatttatttcatttatctACTTTTCAATAGACTAGTTGAAGGAGGGTACTGTTGATTCTTGCCTAGTGGGTCTCTTTGATCCATCCTTTTTACTGGGCTGGGAAGATTTACCATTCCTAGAATAAAATAAAGTGAGAATGAAATAGCTGTTCTATATTTCATTTAGAAATACAATagtttacaaatatatatatatatatatatacatggtatCGATTTGGGATAAATGACAATGCACAAATTGGTGTTATTCTAATTAACATGGAATGGATTAGATTAGAATGAATATGTCCAAATCTCACAACGAGAATGACTATTACTTGTTATTTTCATATTAGTTAGAATTACACTTTACACCAAACAAATGTCCATTTCATTCAAATATACCATCTTTTTCTTTGTAAAGACTGTTAAATTATATTCTTTTTTAGTGACTATTTCATTCATTCTGTGAACCAAGTAACCAACATAATAGTAAAAAATTTGAAactatttgatttaattttttttaaaaaaatctttacaACTTCTcaatatctcatttaaaatttgTTAATTTGAAAATGTGCTACCACTGGTATAAAATAAAAAGTGGATATTAAAGGGGGGAAATCACCTTTCTATGCATGTATAATGATCTCACGCACGAGTAGTAGTAACTAGGCCAACCCATAATTTACGTACTGCGATTTTAAGTTGCTAGCTATGTAGTAATTGCCTTTTTTTAATTGTAATTTTGTAATATCTTGATTGGAGATATTGCCACAGGTAGGCTCTCTGGAAATGCAATCATGACTGGGAAGGTTCTTCTTAATGGAAGGAAGAGGAGACTAGACTATGGGGCTGTGGTGAGTACCTGTATATCTTGCACACaaagtgtttgaggttttgaATCTTAGCGAATTCCAATTTCACATGAAAATTTGCAAGCTCAAAAGTAATTGTTGAAAATCAACATTTGCTGAAATAGTGCATTGAACAAAAATGCCACTCTTTCTATGATAAGATTTTATTTAGTTCCAAAATCTTCGATGGAGTTTCTCTAACCATTTGCTGAAGTTTCCTTGAACCAAACAAAAGAGACCAACGTTCACAAGCCCCTGCAACAATTCTCACCGTCTTGAACCAAAATCAAATGAATACTTGAATTCGAAACTTCTTTGAGTACCATAAATTATGTGCAATTTAGAGCTGAAATTTATTAGCATTGTCAAAGTTTTGCCACTTTTGAAATTGAACCTTTCAGCAAAATGCAAGGAATTACCACATCTTTGATCCTCTTCTGTTTTATGACTATTTATGTTATTGTTCTTGTGAAAATTGTGGATAAAAATTATGGCTGTTAAAATTGCAGGCTTATGTGACCCAGGAAGATATATTGTTGGGAACCCTCACTATTAGAGAAACCATTGCTTACTCTGCCAAGTTGAGGCTTCCAACCAACTTGAGCAAAGAAGAGGTGAATGAGATTGTAGAGGGAACAATCATGGAAATGGGTCTCCAGGGTTGTGCTGATCGGCTGATTGGAAACTGGCATTTAAGAGGAATAAGTGGTGGGGAGAAGAAGCGACTAAGCATTGGTCTTGAAATCCTGACACGACCTCGTCTCTTGTTTCTTGATGAACCCACTAGTGGCCTTGACAGTGCCTCTGCTTTCTTCGTGATACAAACTCTTAAAAATGTTGCTTGTGATGGAAGAACAATTATATCTTCGGTTCACCAGCCGAGTAGTGAAGTTTTTGCACTCTTTGATGACCTGTTTTTATTATCTGGAGGCGAAGCTGTTTATTTTGGAGAAGCAAAGATGGCTGTAGAGGTACGAGAAGATAGATATAGTATTACACTAATTAAGCTGTGAGTTAATTAGGAATTTAGGACTTTGTTTATAAAGGTAGCTGCTTTCCTTTCTTCCAGTAGGAATATTATCCAAAAaaacttcaattttattttaagcAAAACTTTTGAGCCTTTCTTATGTTTGCAGTTCTTTGCTGAAGCGGGTTTTCCGTGTCCAAGAAAAAGAAGTCCTTCTGATCACTTCCTTCGCTGCATCAATTCAGACTTTGACATTGTAACGGCAACTTTGACAGGATCTCAAAGATATCATCATGTATGCATATACATATTTTCAACTAAAATTCTTTTGCCTTTGTCAAGTGCCAACTTGTGTTGTttacctttttattttctttttcgtTGATATCTAATTAAAATAGTTAACAGTGTATAGAATTGCATGCCTCTAGAGTATGGCTTCCTCCAAACAGGTTTATTTGTCTCCCAACAAGGGCCATGTCAAGACTAACtagatatttttttattaatttactcATCAACATTCTGCCAAACTTCACTCCAAATGAAAAAACAGTTCCACCTATCCAAAATCAATGATGTTTCTTCTTCAGACAGCCCTTCAGTTTTGATATTTCACAATCcttgaattaaaattttcttgCTAGGTATGTGTTTATCTCACTAATTATTTCTGGTTTTTGTGATTTTAGGAAGTCCACATATCATCAGATCCTTTAGCAGATGTGTCAACAGCAGAAATCAAAGCTAAGCTTGTTGAGAAGTACAGGTGGTCAAAGTATGCAAAAAGGGCAAAAgccaaaattcaagaaatatcgGCCACTGTaagcttttcaaaattttaatttgtattaagtCCCCATTTATTTACCCAGTTTGTATCAAGGTGGTGGTGTTTTAGTGCTGCCTTAACATGCACTTCCTTTCTCTGAAGTTTTTGTTTAAACCATCCACCGTGCTGTGTTTTCAGATAAGAATTTCTGTTAAAAACTCTTGTAATATGCCAAAAATTGCAAGAATGCCTACGCTGCTTTCCTGTTAAATTTAGGAGCTGCAAGACTAATTTTTCACACCAAGTGGAACTCAAGAagaaatcacaattttaagtAACAGTGTTCTATGCTGCATGTTAAAAAGCACATGCCAGAGTAACTTACTGTAGGATAATGTTTTGAACAACTTTATATATTGCAGCAAGTACTTGTGCCAGAAACAAAACAAGGAAGCCGAGCTGGATGGTGGAAACAACTTTCAACACTGACTCAGAGATCTTTCCTCAACATGTCTCGAGATGTTGGATATTATTGGCTAAGGATAGCCATCTATATCGTAGTATCCATATGTGTTGGTACAATCTATTTCGACGTTGGCACCAGCTATACTGCAATCTTGGCTCGGGGAGCCTGTGGTGGATTTATAGCAGGTTTTATGACATTCATGTCCATTGGAGGTTTCCCATCTTTCATTGAAGAAATGAAGGTAAACAACTTCCTAAATTGTTATTATTCAAAATAGGGAAAAAAATCCCATAGTTGAATGAAGTATTATAAGATGGAAACAGGGCGCTATTGGTTTCAGCTATAAATTTTCTGTACTCATTTTTTGGAAACAGGTTTTTTACCGGGAAAGGCTTAATGGGCATTATGGAGTTACTGTATTTATTCTATCAAACCTCCTCTCTTCATTCCCATTTTTGGTAGCAGTTGCGCTTAGTTCCGGGACTATAACTTTTTACATGGTGAAATTTCGGACGGAATTTTCTCATTATGTGTTCTTCTGTCTCAATCTCCTTGTCTGCATTGCTGTTGTGGAGAGCTGCATGATGGTTGTGGCTTCTCTGGTTCCCAATTTCTTGATGGGAATTGTGACTGGTGCTGGAATAATTGTAAGAAAAATAACTACAACTTCTGTGAGATTGCTGTTCTTTGTTGTTATTGTAATTTTCTGATCATGGTCAGCCTTCTTTAATGGTTATGCATGCAGGGAATCATGATGATGACCTCTGGGTTCTTTCGGTTGCTGCCTGATCTTCCCAAGCCATTTTGGCGCTATCCGGTTTCATATCTCAGTTATGGTTCATGGTCAATACAGGTAATACCATTAACTAAAGCAATATTGTATATGTTTCATACAATTCTTGGTGAGATAATTCAGGGATGAAATCTACaagaaaaaaataatcaaaaaatgGATATCCAACAAAGAAAAAAAGCTCATTGCAATTTTGACAAGTGAATTTTGTTTTCCACTCCTAGATAGGATCTTGAAATATGTCTTACAAATGCAGCCCCAGGACTACGAGTCCAATTAATATTTATAGGCCAGAAAAAGATTCATGTcactacctttttttttttttttttttcaccgtTAAAAATTAGTAAATGTGTACATTTTACTCGCAACTGCTTCTCTAACTTTTTTGCACTAAGCTGCTGTGGCTATTTTAGAGGTAAGGTGGTCCAAGAAAGTTCTGTGGGAGTACAGTTGATGAATTTTCGGTATCCAAATGGTTTTGTTTGAAAGAAACAAATGTGTTTTTAATAAAATCTTGCAACCAATGGTGCTGTGGAGGTTTTTTAATAAGAAATTCAAAGCTGTAGGCAGTCAAAATTTAACTCGGAATTTGACTTAACTGTACTAGTTGGGTTTTTCATTTCTCTTCATTGGGATTTTTTgcaactcaaatattttttaaactgagaaaaatttctaaaatagCCACAGGATCATTTCTAGGAAGCACCATATACAGCCCCCAGTGTATTTCATGTTTGGCATGTGTAAAAAGAAAGTGCTGCTGGTTGCATTTACTGTTATGATCAGTTAACTGATCATATTACATGGGACAAAAACTGCAGGGTTCGTATAAGAATGACCTAGTGGGGCTCGAGTTCGATCCTTTAATCCCCGGGGAACCAAAACTGAAGGGCGAGGACATCGTCAGGAACATGTTTGGGATTCCACTGGATCATTCCAAGTGGTGGGACTTAGCTGCTTTGGTAGCCGTACTCATATTTTACAGGCTTCTCTTCTTCACCATTCTCAAGTTCAAAGAGAGAGCTTCACCGTTGTTTCGAACACTTTATGCCAAGAGAACTCTCCACAATCTAAAGAAGAGGCCTTCCTTTAGGAAGACGCCCTCTTTTGCTTCCAAGAGGCACCAACCTCTCCACCCACTGTCTTCTCAAGAGGGCCTTAACTCTCCCATGCATTAGAATTGCAGCAGCAACATTGTACCCATACATTGCATTAAACAGAAAATTGGTATAGTGCATTTAGtgataataataagaaaatatgCTTCGTCTCTGATGCATTTAACCATCTTTTCCACACTAATTTGTTGCAGCATGGTGGATCCTGTGTGAGTATGCGA
This region includes:
- the LOC131149600 gene encoding ABC transporter G family member 15-like, whose product is MEIEAASGSGAAAVEKGSGSGGGGVGTYLVWEDLTVVLPNFGNGPTRRLLQRLTGYAEPGRIMAIMGPSGSGKSTLLDSLAGRLSGNAIMTGKVLLNGRKRRLDYGAVAYVTQEDILLGTLTIRETIAYSAKLRLPTNLSKEEVNEIVEGTIMEMGLQGCADRLIGNWHLRGISGGEKKRLSIGLEILTRPRLLFLDEPTSGLDSASAFFVIQTLKNVACDGRTIISSVHQPSSEVFALFDDLFLLSGGEAVYFGEAKMAVEFFAEAGFPCPRKRSPSDHFLRCINSDFDIVTATLTGSQRYHHEVHISSDPLADVSTAEIKAKLVEKYRWSKYAKRAKAKIQEISATQVLVPETKQGSRAGWWKQLSTLTQRSFLNMSRDVGYYWLRIAIYIVVSICVGTIYFDVGTSYTAILARGACGGFIAGFMTFMSIGGFPSFIEEMKVFYRERLNGHYGVTVFILSNLLSSFPFLVAVALSSGTITFYMVKFRTEFSHYVFFCLNLLVCIAVVESCMMVVASLVPNFLMGIVTGAGIIGIMMMTSGFFRLLPDLPKPFWRYPVSYLSYGSWSIQGSYKNDLVGLEFDPLIPGEPKLKGEDIVRNMFGIPLDHSKWWDLAALVAVLIFYRLLFFTILKFKERASPLFRTLYAKRTLHNLKKRPSFRKTPSFASKRHQPLHPLSSQEGLNSPMH